Proteins encoded together in one Musa acuminata AAA Group cultivar baxijiao chromosome BXJ3-6, Cavendish_Baxijiao_AAA, whole genome shotgun sequence window:
- the LOC103971016 gene encoding transcription factor bHLH130 isoform X1, which translates to MYRSPSLPVSKDLNLPYPSAAPFDGHRKQESSSNINPYGGHHHQEEEEQQQQQMSSGLLRYRSAPSSMLGELCDDFLPERTSCPETETLFARLLAPDLQIRDKPPGSGGGAAISQRSPQFTPPHPPPAAFSSQIMFHQLQKQQHVSSMAMETEQIKNGDADSSSTHPRHSSSPGGLFSHLSVEDGYPMLRGVAGFRNEDEADRLRNQISFSSRQNSMMSQISEVIGGSSPEESSGGRCYMPGFPTNTWDTSSLFSGRDDGGKTTTDALNPAELQIGEARNHAAGYLAFQDAVPCKIRAKRGCATHPRSIAERVRRTRISERMRKLQELVPNMDKQTNTADMLDLAIGYIKDLQKQVKVLRLQRFAGIVVLVNVNWIVCCCGRHWRTAGKAVPVHPGNSSRIVSGGSFNQSSTMFLAMADSVGGEIHNVLAENGMGIIDKRMDTEGGVLFLVDLSCVSFLLPF; encoded by the exons ATGTACAGATCACCGTCGTTGCCGGTGTCGAAGGATCTCAATCTCCCATATCCAAGCGCAGCTCCTTTCGACGGCCACCGGAAGCAGGAATCCAGCTCCAACATCAATCCTTACGGTGGCCACCACCaccaggaggaggaggaacagcagcagcagcagatgagCTCCGGCCTCCTCCGCTATCGATCGGCCCCGAGCTCGATGCTCGGAGAACTCTGCGACGACTTCCTTCCTGAGAGAACCTCGTGCCCTGAGACCGAGACCTTGTTCGCCAGATTACTAGCCCCGGATCTCCAGATCCGCGACAAGCCTCCCGGTAGTGGCGGTGGTGCAGCCATAAGCCAGAGGAGCCCTCAGTTCACGCCGCCCCATCCGCCACCGGCAGCTTTCTCCTCGCAGATCATGTTTCACCAGCTGCAGAAGCAGCAACATGTGAGCTCGATGGCGATGGAGACGGAGCAGATTAAAAACGGAGACGCGGACAGCTCCTCCACCCACCCACGGCACAGCAGCTCTCCTGGTGGTCTCTTCTCTCACCTGAGCGTGGAGGATG GATATCCTATGCTGAGAGGGGTGGCTGGTTTCCGCAACGAGGATGAAGCAGACAGGCTAAGGAACCAGATAAGCTTCTCGTCGAGGCAAAACTCCATGATGTCGCAGATCTCCGAGGTCATCGGTGGCAGCAGCCCCGAAGAGAGCAGCGGAGGCAGGTGCTACATGCCGGGATTTCCAACAAACACTTGGGACACCTCCTCCTTGTTCTCGGGCAGAGACGACGGAGGGAAGACGACGACTGATGCGCTTAATCCTGCGGAGCTTCAG ATTGGAGAGGCGAGGAATCATGCCGCAGGATACTTGGCGTTCCAGGATGCTGTCCCCTGCAAGATCCGAGCCAAGCGCGGCTGTGCAACTCATCCTCGAAGTATAGCCGAGAGG GTGAGGAGGACCAGAATCAGCGAGAGGATGAGGAAGCTGCAGGAACTCGTGCCGAACATGGACAAG CAAACGAACACAGCCGACATGTTAGATTTGGCCATCGGATACATCAAAGATCTGCAGAAGCAAGTGAAGGTACTGCGTCTGCAAAGGTTTGCTGGTATTGTAGTTCTTGTGAATGTTAATTGGATTGTTTGTTGTTGTGGAAGACACTGGCGGACAGCCGGGAAAGCTGTGCCTGTTCATCCGGGAAACAGCAGTCGCATAGTTAGTGGTGGTTCATTCAATCAGAGCTCAACAATGTTCTTGGCAATGGCGGATTCAGTTGGAGGGGAGATCCACAATGTTCTTGCCGAAAATGGTATGGGAATCATCGACAAGAGGATGGATACAGAAGGAGGAGTTCTTTTTTTGGTAGACTTGTCTTGTGTTTCCTTTTTATTGCCTTTTTAG
- the LOC103971016 gene encoding transcription factor bHLH130 isoform X2 produces the protein MYRSPSLPVSKDLNLPYPSAAPFDGHRKQESSSNINPYGGHHHQEEEEQQQQQMSSGLLRYRSAPSSMLGELCDDFLPERTSCPETETLFARLLAPDLQIRDKPPGSGGGAAISQRSPQFTPPHPPPAAFSSQIMFHQLQKQQHVSSMAMETEQIKNGDADSSSTHPRHSSSPGGLFSHLSVEDGYPMLRGVAGFRNEDEADRLRNQISFSSRQNSMMSQISEVIGGSSPEESSGGRCYMPGFPTNTWDTSSLFSGRDDGGKTTTDALNPAELQIGEARNHAAGYLAFQDAVPCKIRAKRGCATHPRSIAERVRRTRISERMRKLQELVPNMDKQTNTADMLDLAIGYIKDLQKQVKTLADSRESCACSSGKQQSHS, from the exons ATGTACAGATCACCGTCGTTGCCGGTGTCGAAGGATCTCAATCTCCCATATCCAAGCGCAGCTCCTTTCGACGGCCACCGGAAGCAGGAATCCAGCTCCAACATCAATCCTTACGGTGGCCACCACCaccaggaggaggaggaacagcagcagcagcagatgagCTCCGGCCTCCTCCGCTATCGATCGGCCCCGAGCTCGATGCTCGGAGAACTCTGCGACGACTTCCTTCCTGAGAGAACCTCGTGCCCTGAGACCGAGACCTTGTTCGCCAGATTACTAGCCCCGGATCTCCAGATCCGCGACAAGCCTCCCGGTAGTGGCGGTGGTGCAGCCATAAGCCAGAGGAGCCCTCAGTTCACGCCGCCCCATCCGCCACCGGCAGCTTTCTCCTCGCAGATCATGTTTCACCAGCTGCAGAAGCAGCAACATGTGAGCTCGATGGCGATGGAGACGGAGCAGATTAAAAACGGAGACGCGGACAGCTCCTCCACCCACCCACGGCACAGCAGCTCTCCTGGTGGTCTCTTCTCTCACCTGAGCGTGGAGGATG GATATCCTATGCTGAGAGGGGTGGCTGGTTTCCGCAACGAGGATGAAGCAGACAGGCTAAGGAACCAGATAAGCTTCTCGTCGAGGCAAAACTCCATGATGTCGCAGATCTCCGAGGTCATCGGTGGCAGCAGCCCCGAAGAGAGCAGCGGAGGCAGGTGCTACATGCCGGGATTTCCAACAAACACTTGGGACACCTCCTCCTTGTTCTCGGGCAGAGACGACGGAGGGAAGACGACGACTGATGCGCTTAATCCTGCGGAGCTTCAG ATTGGAGAGGCGAGGAATCATGCCGCAGGATACTTGGCGTTCCAGGATGCTGTCCCCTGCAAGATCCGAGCCAAGCGCGGCTGTGCAACTCATCCTCGAAGTATAGCCGAGAGG GTGAGGAGGACCAGAATCAGCGAGAGGATGAGGAAGCTGCAGGAACTCGTGCCGAACATGGACAAG CAAACGAACACAGCCGACATGTTAGATTTGGCCATCGGATACATCAAAGATCTGCAGAAGCAAGTGAAG ACACTGGCGGACAGCCGGGAAAGCTGTGCCTGTTCATCCGGGAAACAGCAGTCGCATAGTTAG
- the LOC103971017 gene encoding uncharacterized protein LOC103971017: MMAERARELRQPWRRLDDKVVMVTGASSGIGRDLCLDLARAGCRVVAAARRTDLLRSLCDEINGVGACSVVRSVAVELDVSAQEAVIAAAVQTAWDAFGRIDALVNNAGIRGAVNSPLDWSEEEWSNNIRTNLTGTWLVSKHVCKRMCDAKQKGCVINISSIGGIDRGHLPGGIAYSASKTGANAITKVMALELGAFNIRVNSIAPGLFRSEITAGLMEREWLNRVAERTVPLRTYGESDPALTSLIRYLIHDSSAYVSGNIFIVDAGVTLPGIPLFSSL, encoded by the exons ATGATGGCGGAGAGGGCGCGTGAGCTCCGGCAGCCATGGAGGAGATTGGACGACAAGGTCGTGATGGTCACTGGTGCGTCCTCCGGTATCGGGCGCGACCTCTGCCTCGACCTCGCGAGGGCCGGTTGCCGCGTCGTCGCGGCCGCGCGGCGGACCGACCTGCTGAGGTCTCTCTGCGACGAGATAAACGGAGTGGGAGCGTGCTCCGTTGTCCGATCGGTGGCGGTGGAGCTCGATGTGAGCGCCCAAGAGGCGGTCATCGCCGCCGCCGTGCAGACGGCGTGGGATGCGTTTGGTCGGATCGATGCGTTGGTGAACAACGCCGGAATTCGAG GTGCTGTAAATTCACCATTGGATTGGTCTGAGGAGGAATGGAGTAACAACATCAGAACAAATTTAACTGGAACATGGCTAGTATCCAAACATGTCTGCAAACGCATGTGTGATGCAAAACAGAAAGGGTGTGTGATAAATATTTCATCTATTGGTGGCATTGATCGTGGCCATTTACCTGGAGGAATTGCATATTCCGCATCGAAGACGGGTGCAAATGCAATTACTAAG GTAATGGCTTTGGAACTGGGAGCATTTAATATTCGTGTGAACTCTATAGCACCTGGATTGTTCAGGTCAGAGATCACTGCTGGTCTGATGGAGAGAGAATGGCTGAATAGAGTGGCTGAAAGAACAGTCCCATTAAGAACCTATGGAGAGTCAGATCCTGCATTGACATCACTTATCCGTTACCTTATTCATGACTCATCAGCATATGTTTCAGGCAACATCTTCATCGTTGATGCTGGCGTGACTTTACCAGGGATCCCCCTTTTCTCGTCCCTCTGA